Sequence from the Candidatus Sulfotelmatobacter sp. genome:
AAGCTACCGACATACCAATAGAGCAGCACTTTGAAGAAGAGCGCCAGCGAGGCGATGAAGATCTGCGCGAGTTCGAGGCTCACGGGGTCGGAGTTGGGCAACGGCGACGTGAGGACTGGATAGGCGAACTGCAGCACCGCGTACGCGTACAACGTCGCAACGAGCCAACGCGGCGTCTCGAGGAGCTTGCTTTCGAACCGGCCGACGAAGAGTGCGAGCACGACGCCGGATAGGAGTCCGTCAAAGCCACGGCAGAAGGGTTGCGCGTTACCGAACCGGGTCGCGACGGCCTCGACGATGACGAGGGCGATCGCGATGATGAAGACTTGCGTCACAATGGCCATCCATCGGCTTCGATCCTCCTCGGCCGACGGCAAGACCATCACGAGAAAGCAGAGTAAGAATAAGGCAGTTGACGCCAAGTACAGCAGATCGAGCCCGAGGTCTCCGATGAACGAAGGGGTCACGTTCAGGTACTTCAGTGTCGCCTCGACGCCGTACCAGAAGAACCACACCACCCAGATGAAGAACCAATAGGTCCTGAATTGATAGAAGACGGAGATCGCTCGGCCGTACTCTGGTTTCGTCGTGAAGAGCGGCAACGCATACGGTGTCAACACCAGCGCGAACAAGACGACGGCCTCGACGATGTAGGTCGTCGTCTCGAATCGTTGAAGGTCCGCCGGAGAGAGCGTGAACGCCGTCGTGCGATAGCGCGTAATGAGGTTGACGCCTGCGGAGATGAGTTGCACGATCGTGACGGTAAACGTTGCAATCTCGGCAATGCGTCTGACGAGTTCACCACTCTTCATCGTTGTCCACCCGCAATACGAATCGGCGCCGCCTGGAGGCTTCGCTTACCAGCAGTGTAGCAACTTGCCGTTCTTGCGGCAAGTGTAGGGTGAGCACACCTCCGCATCAGTGATTGACTACGAGCCGGATGCTAGATCGGCTTCGAGGTATGCGCGACGATGGCGAGGTCGTCCAGCCAGGTGGGTCGCGAAGGTGCGCGTGACCGTCAACCCGGCGCGCGCAGCGCCTGGCCGAGACGCGCATCCTCGCTAGCGCGCGGCGTCGGGCAGCAGCACTGTCGCCGCCGGCGCTCAGCACGTTCGGGTCGCTCGACGGAGACGCGACGCCGAATTCTAACGCGTTGCTGGTGTTCGTGCAGGCGTTGCCGTGATCACCTGACGCGGCGACGAGCGTGATTCCCCTCGCGGTCGCGCTCGCGAGCACCGGCGACTCGGTGATGTAGCCGCCGTCGGCCTCGCAGGATCCGAACGACCTGCTGACGATCTTGGCGACGCCGTGTCGTAGATGATGACGTTCGCGCCCGTTGCGAGCGCGCCGATTGTCGACGTCGAGCGTCGCTTTGCCTTGGCCGGCGGCTGCGTTCCCGAACTCCCGCCGTCGACGGCCTCGGTCGTGAAGCCGCTCTGCACCGGATACTGAAAAGTGCTCGCGACCGCCGGTGGCTCCCCGGCGCCGCTCGGCCCGTCGCGGGCTCTACCAAGGGACTTCCACGTGAGGACGGCGTCGGCGTGACGGTGACCGGGACGGGAGTTATCTGGGCCGGTTGGGTGGGGTGGCTGGCGCTGCTCACTAAACCATCCGTCCGAGCGGTACGCTCAGGGCGGTGGCTTGACAGTTGTGGGGACGATATATTTGGCGCCCCAAAATGCCAGGGTGGTGGCATCGGGCTGACGGACCCTGGAGGCGATGGAAACCCTCAACCGGCTCGTGGCCGCACTTGGTGGCCTCGTGGTAGTCTTCGCTGGCCTCATTAGCCGTGGCGCGGACCTCGGTGGCCGGGTTGAGTTCTTAGATAGACTGGGCGTCAGGATTATAGTTCAACCGAAGTCGCCAACAGCCCAGTTCATTGCCTTACTTCATGAGGTCCCAATAGCCGTATACGCGACGGTCGCGTTAGTGCTATTTGCGTTGGCGTTTGCGTGGCCGTTGATACGTCCGCTATTCCGGCCTGCTGATACGCCTCGTCTCGTGCCCATTGTGTTCAATCTAGCTCACTAGAGAATGGAGCAGATAAACGGCTATACCGTAGTGTTGCTAATGAATGTTGAAAACCATTCGACCGTACCGGCCACGATCGCTGAGTTTGAGGCGCGGCTCGTTGCAGGGCGCGTAAAATTCGTAGGCTTACTTCCTGTTGTGCCGCCAGGAAGCCAGATAAGCTTTGGTGACAAAGCTCCGTTTCTTGCTCTTCGCGAAGAAGGCGTTCTTGGCAATGTCGGTGCGATCCCAGCACGCGATAAGCGGAGCGCCTTCCAATTCGTGAACTTCGAGAACGTGCCGTTGGTTGATCCGACCACAGTCGAAGTCGAGGTTCGTCTTCGGCCCGTGTCGGGGCGCTGGTCAAGGTGGTGCCGACGGCGGTTAGAACTCAAAGCAAAACAACAATGAACGACGACGACGCATCTGAAACGCCAATGGAGCGCTTCGAGGACTTGACGAAGCGCCTATTTCGCGTTGCCAAGGACGACCTCAAAAAGGTTGAGCATGAGGCCGAGAATATCGTGGACGAAGCGCTTGGACCGCCGCCCGCTCAAGGCCCCGCCATCGTTGACGAGGAGAGCGACTAGGTGCGGTCGCTCGTTCCCTGGATCGGCGCGGCTTGCATTGCAGCGCGGCGTGCGATTCCGCGAGCAACGCGTCCGGGGCGCAGGCGCCAAACCGTATGAGAAGCCGTCAACTGTGCGTAGGTCAAGCGGTGACCGTCCGTGGCCTTCAAGACCTTCGCGAACCGGCCGCCATCGTTGTCCTTGCGCTCGTTGAAGCGGAACACTTGCTCGTCAACGTAGGCGCCGAGGTGGAAGGCGCGCGGCGCGATGTAGGTCCCGTGCAGCGTGCGTTTGAGGCACGACCAGAAGTTCTCAATCGTATTCGTGTGGACGCGGCCTTCGACGTAGGTGACCATGTGGTCGATGAACTCGTGACGGTACTCGGGCCCGATGTTCCGATACGACCGCAGTGCGTCGGTGTAGAGGACCGAGCCGGGCAGCACGTTCTGTTGGATGTGCGGGAGCAGCGAAGCGCGCTTGTGGTCCGGGACGACCATCGCGCGAACCCGCGAGGGTTTGCCGCGTTCGATCATACCGAACACCGTCGTCTTGCCTGTCGCGGGCCCGTGGATCGGAACGCGCTTGCCGGTCGGCGTGACCTTGGTCTTGTGGGTGCGACCGCCGACGAAGGTCTCGTCCGCTTCGACCTCACCTGCGAGCGGGGAGAAGCTGTCGGCCTTCATCGCGACCCGGATGCGGTGGAGCATGAACCACGCCGTTTTCTGCGTCACGCCGAGCGCGCGGCCCAGCTCGTGCGAGGACGTGCCGTTCTTCGTATTCGCCAGGAGCCAAATCGCCGGGAGCCACTTGGTGAACGGGATGGGCGACTCTTCAAAGATCGTCCCGACCTTGGCAGTGAAGTCGCGCCTGCACTCCTTGCAGCGGAACTTCCGGCGCTTGGCGAGGACTTGGACCGAGGCCGAGCCGCAGCCCTGGCGGGGGCAGGCGATGCCGTTCGGCCACCGGAGGCGGACGGCGTACTCGTGGGCGCGATCGGCGTCCGCGAAGTAGGTCACGGCTTCCAGGAGGGTGGTCGGCGTCCGGTCCATGCTCCCAGGTTACGGTCCAAGTGTGCCAGCGGGGTGGCCGTTTACGGGGTGCCAAGTATATCATCTTGACAGTTGTTAAGTCCGAGGAGCATGCTCGGAGGGTGGAGCGATTCTCGGACGAGCTGCGGGCGGCGATGGTGGAGGCCGGAATCTCGGCCGCCGCGCTGGCCCAGCGCTCGGGTCTGACGGAGGCCGCCATCTCGCTGTTGCGCAGCGGGCGGCGGGAGCCGTCGTACCGGACCGTCCGGGCGCTCGCGGCCGTACTGCCTCGCTTGGCCGGCCGCTCGACGGAACGGAGCATGATGGACTCGATCGAGTCGGCGATCGCCGACATTCGCGCTGGCAAGATGGTCGTCGTGATGGACGACGAGGACCGCGAGAACGAGGGCGACCTCGTGATGGCCGCCGAGAAGGTGACGCCCGAGGCGATCAATTTCATGCGTAAGGAGGGCGGCGGCCTGATTTGCGTCCCGCTGCTGGGCGAACGGCTGGACGCGCTGCAGATCCCGAACATGGTCAACGACAACACGGCGCCGCTGGGCACCGCGTTCTCGGTCTCGGTCGAAGCGCGCGGCCGCGTCACGACCGGCATCTCGGCGCACGACCGCGCCAACACGATCCAGGCGCTGATCGACCCCAGCTGCGGGCCCGCCGACTTCTTGCGGCCCGGTCACACCTTTCCGCTGCGCGCGCGCGACGGCGGCGTGCTGGTGCGTGCGGGGCAGACCGAAGCGTCGGTCGACCTCGCGCGTTTGGCGGGCTTGTATCCGGGCGGCGTGATCTGCGAGATCATGGACGAGGACGGCTCGATGATGCGGCGGCCGCACCTCGAGGAGTTCTCGAAGAAGCACGGCCTGCGCATGATCACCGTCAAGGACCTGATCGCCTACCGCATGCGCAATGAGAAGCTGGTCGAGCGCATCGCCGAGTTCGCGCTGCCCACCACCTACGGCGCCTTTCGCGGCGTTGCGTACGAGTCGAAGACCGACAAGATCGCGCACGTCGCGCTCGTGCTCGGCGAGATCGGCGACGGCAAAGGCGTGCTGGTGCGCGTGCACAGCGAGTGCCTGACCGGCGATGCGCTGCACTCGCTGCGCTGCGACTGCGGCCCGCAGCGTGACGCGGCGCTGGCCGCGATCGCGCGCGAGGGTCGCGGCGTGTTCCTCTACCTGCACCAGGAAGGCCGCGGCATCGGCCTGTCCAACAAGCTGCGCGCTTACGCGCTGCAAGACGCCGGCGCCGACACCGTCGAGGCCAACGTGCTGCTTGGGCTGCCGGCCGACAAGCGCGACTACGGCATCGGCTCGCAGATCCTGGTCGACTTGGGCGTCAAGGAGATGCGCCTGCTCACCAACAATCCGCGCAAGATCGCCGGCCTCGACGGCTTCGGCTTGCGCATCGCCGAGCGCGTCCCGATCCAGATCGCGCCCACGCCGTACAACGTGCACTACATGGAGACCAAGCGCGACAAGATGGGCCACATGTTCGGCGCGCCCAACCCGGCAGGCGCGGAATGAAGACCAAGGCCGAGAAAACCGCGGCGACGCTTCCGAACGCGGCGGGGAAACGCTTCGCGATCGTCGTCGCCGACTTCTATGCCGACCTCGCGGCGTGGCTGCAAGACGGCGCCGAGCGTGGCTTGCGCGCCTGCGGCGTCGCGCCCGAGGCGATCGAGATCGTGCGGGTCCCCGGCTGTTTCGAGTTGCCGCTGGCGGCCTCGCGTTTGATCGAGGGCGGGAAGCTCGACGGCGTCGTCGCGCTGGGCGTCGTGATCCGCGGCGACACGCCGCACTTCGACTACGTCGCGGGCGAGTGCGCACGCGGTATCATGGACGTGCAGCTCTCGACCGGCATCCCGATCGGTTTCGGCATCCTGACCACCGAGAACCGGGCGCAAGCCGAGGAGCGCGCCGACCCGAAGCGCGGCGACAAGGGCTACGAGGCCGCGGTCGCCGCCGCGACGGTCGCGCTCATCGAGCCCAAGCGCGCCGGCGTGCGGGTCGGGTTTCGCTGACCGGCTGTCAGTAGACCTCGATCGGGCCGCCGCTCCTCCACTCGAACCGCTCGTCGAAGCTCCACGGGACGCCGACGCAGCGGAACGTTTCGACCTGAAACTGCGAATGGCGGAACAGCTCGAGCGTTGGTTGCGTGAGCCGGATATCGCTGCTCTCGAGGACCTCGACGTCGGTCACGCGGCTCTGGTCGTCGATCGCGACGTGGACCTTGAGCGTCCCGGCGAGTGACGGGTCGCCGGTGTCCATGAAGGTGGGATACGCGACGAAGTGCTGCGTCGCGAACGGCGTCTTGCACGTCACCGGCATGTCGGCGGCGTAGCTCGTCGGCTGCAGCGGCGTCGCCTTCGCGGCGGCGTTGCGAATCGACTGCGCGCGCCCGTCGGTGAACGGCGGCGCTCCGACGGGATCGCAGGTCGCGCGCGCGCCGTTGGTGTCCTTGATTCCGACGACGCTGATGTTGACCGCGTCGGACGTGACGGGTGCGGTGAGGATGACGTGCGAGTCGGTCGCGGTGTACAGCCAATGGCCGTTGCGGTCGTCGAGCCGAAGCTCGATCTCGTCGAGCGGCTGACCCACGATCAGCAGCACGGCGTAGCTGCCCCGCGAGATCTGGGCACTCCCCCATTCGACCCCACAGGCCTGCGCCGG
This genomic interval carries:
- a CDS encoding IS1595 family transposase, whose translation is MDRTPTTLLEAVTYFADADRAHEYAVRLRWPNGIACPRQGCGSASVQVLAKRRKFRCKECRRDFTAKVGTIFEESPIPFTKWLPAIWLLANTKNGTSSHELGRALGVTQKTAWFMLHRIRVAMKADSFSPLAGEVEADETFVGGRTHKTKVTPTGKRVPIHGPATGKTTVFGMIERGKPSRVRAMVVPDHKRASLLPHIQQNVLPGSVLYTDALRSYRNIGPEYRHEFIDHMVTYVEGRVHTNTIENFWSCLKRTLHGTYIAPRAFHLGAYVDEQVFRFNERKDNDGGRFAKVLKATDGHRLTYAQLTASHTVWRLRPGRVARGIARRAAMQAAPIQGTSDRT
- a CDS encoding bifunctional 3,4-dihydroxy-2-butanone-4-phosphate synthase/GTP cyclohydrolase II — its product is MERFSDELRAAMVEAGISAAALAQRSGLTEAAISLLRSGRREPSYRTVRALAAVLPRLAGRSTERSMMDSIESAIADIRAGKMVVVMDDEDRENEGDLVMAAEKVTPEAINFMRKEGGGLICVPLLGERLDALQIPNMVNDNTAPLGTAFSVSVEARGRVTTGISAHDRANTIQALIDPSCGPADFLRPGHTFPLRARDGGVLVRAGQTEASVDLARLAGLYPGGVICEIMDEDGSMMRRPHLEEFSKKHGLRMITVKDLIAYRMRNEKLVERIAEFALPTTYGAFRGVAYESKTDKIAHVALVLGEIGDGKGVLVRVHSECLTGDALHSLRCDCGPQRDAALAAIAREGRGVFLYLHQEGRGIGLSNKLRAYALQDAGADTVEANVLLGLPADKRDYGIGSQILVDLGVKEMRLLTNNPRKIAGLDGFGLRIAERVPIQIAPTPYNVHYMETKRDKMGHMFGAPNPAGAE
- the ribH gene encoding 6,7-dimethyl-8-ribityllumazine synthase, with amino-acid sequence MKTKAEKTAATLPNAAGKRFAIVVADFYADLAAWLQDGAERGLRACGVAPEAIEIVRVPGCFELPLAASRLIEGGKLDGVVALGVVIRGDTPHFDYVAGECARGIMDVQLSTGIPIGFGILTTENRAQAEERADPKRGDKGYEAAVAAATVALIEPKRAGVRVGFR